A genomic window from Candidatus Pelagisphaera phototrophica includes:
- a CDS encoding sugar phosphate isomerase/epimerase family protein, with protein sequence MANISLGAEVYTWFMRESGAAYENQLGHMIEMVEKAGFEGIEPMHFWMGDLTDPVKLADKLAQHNVKLAGIALVCDWNNPEETDDEKRQADDAIEILKKFPGSPLCTVQMPTGRHDLEQRRLNLVANVNAVSRRAHDAGLRCSFHPNSPDTSINRTEEDYAVILNGLDSSVTGWTPDVGHIANGGMDPLTKMKEFSSLINHVHYKDWDGNPEWTLMGEGKVDFPGITQWLVDQDLDGWIICEDEADKAIEDPDGVTLHDGKYCQEKLIPIING encoded by the coding sequence ATGGCTAACATATCATTAGGAGCAGAAGTATACACCTGGTTCATGCGTGAATCCGGGGCCGCCTACGAGAACCAGCTGGGACATATGATCGAGATGGTTGAAAAAGCGGGATTTGAAGGCATCGAGCCGATGCATTTCTGGATGGGTGACCTCACCGATCCCGTCAAGCTCGCCGACAAACTCGCCCAGCATAATGTAAAACTTGCCGGTATTGCTCTCGTTTGCGACTGGAACAACCCCGAAGAAACCGACGATGAGAAACGGCAAGCCGATGACGCGATCGAAATCCTGAAAAAATTCCCTGGATCCCCGCTTTGCACGGTTCAGATGCCAACCGGACGTCACGACCTAGAACAGCGGCGCCTTAATCTCGTCGCCAATGTGAACGCGGTTTCCCGCAGGGCACACGATGCCGGACTTCGCTGTTCCTTCCACCCGAATTCACCAGATACCTCCATCAACCGCACCGAAGAAGACTACGCTGTCATCCTGAACGGGCTCGATTCGAGCGTGACGGGATGGACTCCTGACGTGGGACACATCGCCAATGGTGGTATGGACCCACTCACGAAAATGAAAGAGTTCAGCTCCCTCATCAACCACGTCCACTACAAAGATTGGGATGGAAATCCCGAGTGGACTTTGATGGGTGAAGGGAAAGTCGACTTTCCTGGAATCACCCAGTGGCTCGTCGACCAAGACCTAGATGGTTGGATTATCTGCGAAGACGAAGCAGATAAGGCCATCGAAGATCCAGACGGAGTCACCCTCCACGACGGCAAGTACTGCCAAGAGAAGCTGATTCCAATCATTAACGGATAA
- a CDS encoding sugar phosphate isomerase/epimerase family protein, whose protein sequence is MNYPKLHNAMWPGLVGKGGDEEGAEPPISLDRMLELTAGAEVNGQKFEGIDYFLFHPHTDPDASDDELKAVADKISGHGFTVGSLVAPVWPGTVGDSAMGDDEQQQKFLTAVEKACRIAKIFNDHGVRKYGVIRIDSAEGGIEKWREDPKANTARIADTFKKAAKIAADHGERLAAEGEICWAGMHSWKDMLNLLEEVGMPETLGFQCDLAHSYLYLLGYNAPEHALLQEGYSDEDFDAAYKTMTDALRPWTIDFHVAQNDGSVHGTGSHDKTGKHCPADDPNGKLDIVKCSGYWLEGAKERGIEHICWDGCMFPNAMLETPTTWNTILSAMVDVRNAHGWSA, encoded by the coding sequence ATGAATTATCCCAAACTCCATAACGCCATGTGGCCCGGACTCGTCGGTAAAGGCGGCGACGAAGAAGGTGCCGAACCACCCATCAGTCTTGATCGCATGCTGGAATTAACAGCGGGTGCCGAAGTAAACGGACAGAAGTTCGAGGGCATCGACTACTTCCTCTTTCATCCGCACACCGATCCTGACGCCAGCGACGACGAACTGAAGGCAGTCGCGGATAAGATCTCCGGTCACGGATTCACCGTGGGATCGCTGGTAGCTCCCGTCTGGCCTGGTACCGTTGGTGACTCCGCCATGGGCGATGACGAACAGCAACAGAAGTTTCTGACGGCGGTCGAAAAGGCCTGCCGCATCGCCAAAATCTTCAATGACCACGGCGTGCGCAAGTATGGCGTCATCCGTATCGACTCCGCCGAGGGCGGTATCGAGAAATGGCGCGAAGATCCCAAGGCCAACACAGCACGCATCGCCGATACCTTCAAGAAAGCCGCCAAAATTGCCGCAGATCATGGCGAGCGCTTGGCCGCCGAAGGCGAGATTTGCTGGGCGGGAATGCATTCCTGGAAGGACATGCTCAATCTTCTCGAAGAAGTAGGCATGCCAGAAACACTCGGGTTCCAATGCGATCTGGCCCATTCCTATCTCTATCTCCTAGGCTACAATGCGCCCGAACATGCCCTTTTGCAGGAAGGCTATAGCGACGAGGACTTCGACGCCGCCTATAAAACGATGACCGACGCGCTGCGTCCCTGGACGATCGACTTTCACGTTGCCCAGAATGATGGCAGTGTCCACGGCACGGGCTCGCACGACAAAACCGGCAAGCACTGCCCAGCAGACGACCCAAATGGTAAGCTAGACATCGTCAAGTGCTCCGGCTACTGGCTCGAAGGAGCCAAGGAACGCGGCATCGAGCATATTTGCTGGGACGGCTGCATGTTCCCGAATGCAATGCTGGAAACCCCCACTACCTGGAACACAATTCTTAGTGCGATGGTTGACGTTCGCAACGCTCATGGCTGGAGCGCGTAA
- the glcF gene encoding glycolate oxidase subunit GlcF, translating into MISQISKEDLGREFASMKEPIEACVHCGFCLPTCPTYLTMGDEMNSPRGRIFLMKETLEGKLDPSEIDPYIDNCLGCLACVTSCPSGVEYGELISPFRAWSEKQRKRGLGEKLQRMALLKTIPYPDRFRTASKVASLFRPLAPYLPKGFSAMLELAPSELPPKQEFKEFYPAQGEKRGRVALLIGCAQQVLAPRINQAAIRVLNRNGIEVLVPRSQGCCGSLAMHIGESEEARKAARKNFETFPEDVDAIISTAAGCGSGMKEYGTLFAGEEDALRAQAKDYASKVIDICEYLDQIGFTPPEIENPETVKVVYHDACHLAHAQKVRSAPRRLLRSMPGLEILEPAEWEICCGSAGSYNIEHSDTAKELGERKVKNLYATDADIIATGNIGCLTQIEFHSKDKETPLRVVHTVELLDRAIE; encoded by the coding sequence ATGATAAGCCAGATTTCAAAAGAAGATCTCGGACGCGAGTTCGCTTCCATGAAGGAACCGATAGAGGCCTGCGTTCATTGTGGCTTTTGCCTACCCACCTGCCCAACGTATTTGACAATGGGAGACGAGATGAATTCCCCCCGCGGAAGAATCTTTCTCATGAAGGAAACGCTAGAGGGAAAGCTTGATCCATCAGAGATTGATCCCTACATAGACAATTGCCTGGGCTGTCTTGCCTGTGTCACTTCCTGTCCCTCTGGAGTTGAATACGGAGAGCTTATTTCGCCTTTCCGGGCTTGGTCGGAAAAACAGAGAAAGCGGGGGTTGGGCGAAAAGCTGCAACGAATGGCCCTTCTTAAAACAATTCCCTATCCGGATCGCTTCCGAACGGCCTCAAAAGTCGCTAGCCTATTTAGACCTCTCGCACCCTATCTTCCCAAAGGTTTCAGCGCGATGCTCGAGCTCGCACCCAGCGAATTACCGCCTAAGCAGGAATTCAAAGAATTCTACCCGGCTCAGGGCGAAAAGAGGGGTCGCGTCGCTCTTCTCATAGGCTGTGCTCAGCAGGTACTCGCTCCACGAATTAACCAGGCGGCTATTCGTGTACTCAATCGAAATGGCATCGAAGTACTTGTGCCCAGAAGTCAAGGATGCTGCGGCTCTCTGGCTATGCATATCGGCGAATCTGAAGAGGCCCGAAAGGCAGCACGCAAAAATTTCGAAACCTTTCCTGAAGATGTGGATGCTATTATTTCAACCGCAGCTGGGTGCGGCTCCGGAATGAAAGAATACGGTACGCTCTTCGCGGGAGAGGAAGACGCTCTAAGAGCTCAGGCGAAAGACTATGCGTCCAAGGTAATTGATATCTGCGAGTATCTGGATCAGATCGGATTCACGCCTCCCGAAATCGAAAATCCCGAGACCGTCAAAGTCGTTTACCACGATGCCTGTCACCTGGCTCACGCTCAGAAAGTCCGATCCGCTCCCAGGAGGCTGCTTCGATCTATGCCCGGTCTAGAGATTCTCGAACCAGCCGAATGGGAGATTTGTTGCGGGTCCGCAGGCAGCTATAATATCGAACATTCCGATACCGCGAAAGAACTCGGTGAGAGAAAAGTTAAAAATTTGTACGCTACGGACGCAGACATCATCGCTACGGGTAACATCGGATGCCTCACCCAGATCGAATTTCATTCCAAAGATAAAGAGACTCCTCTACGGGTTGTCCATACAGTTGAATTGCTAGATCGGGCTATTGAATAA
- a CDS encoding Gfo/Idh/MocA family protein, with translation MSEKLKIGVLGLSHDHIWGEAEALVACDEMELVAAADPIDALTGRFAETYGCPVYGSVEALLENETIDAAYVFGSNLQGADFAIQAMERGLHVLIEKPLAASLEDAKRMLSLAEEREVKLVVNWPIAWWPQIQKALQMAFDGELGDLRGVTYRAAHCGPEELGCSEYFCDWLFDAERNGGGAMMDYCCYGAVLAAALMGMPDSVTGTEGGKAKDFLAVEDSGVVVMKYPRGIATATASWTQIGNLTSYETTIYGSKGTLLVYPSSDGKLYWATKDNPNGTEVDVPELDSGLKNSARHFAEVVRRGTDSTVLCRADLARDAQEIVEAGIRSAHNGTQIKLPLG, from the coding sequence ATGAGCGAGAAACTGAAAATCGGAGTATTGGGGTTGAGTCATGATCATATTTGGGGCGAAGCGGAGGCTCTTGTCGCTTGTGATGAAATGGAATTGGTTGCAGCAGCAGATCCGATCGATGCCCTGACAGGTCGGTTTGCGGAAACCTACGGATGTCCGGTTTACGGTTCTGTAGAGGCCTTGCTGGAAAACGAGACCATCGACGCGGCTTATGTATTCGGAAGTAACTTGCAAGGAGCCGACTTCGCGATTCAAGCGATGGAGCGCGGATTGCACGTGCTCATCGAAAAACCGCTTGCGGCCAGTTTGGAGGACGCCAAGCGTATGTTGAGCTTGGCGGAAGAGCGAGAAGTTAAGCTGGTGGTCAATTGGCCAATCGCTTGGTGGCCTCAAATTCAAAAGGCCTTGCAGATGGCCTTCGATGGCGAGCTCGGCGACCTTCGAGGCGTCACCTACCGGGCGGCTCATTGTGGACCCGAAGAACTCGGCTGCTCAGAGTATTTTTGCGATTGGCTGTTCGATGCGGAGCGTAATGGAGGGGGAGCTATGATGGACTATTGCTGCTATGGAGCGGTTCTGGCGGCAGCGCTAATGGGCATGCCCGACTCGGTTACAGGAACGGAGGGCGGTAAGGCCAAAGATTTTCTAGCTGTTGAGGACAGTGGGGTGGTTGTGATGAAATACCCTCGAGGGATCGCGACCGCGACCGCTTCCTGGACTCAAATTGGAAATTTGACGAGCTACGAGACAACGATCTATGGTTCTAAAGGGACGCTGCTTGTATATCCCAGCTCGGATGGGAAATTGTATTGGGCAACGAAAGACAATCCCAATGGAACGGAAGTAGACGTTCCAGAACTGGACTCCGGGCTGAAAAACTCCGCCAGGCATTTCGCGGAGGTTGTAAGAAGAGGGACTGACTCGACCGTTCTTTGCCGAGCCGACTTGGCTCGGGATGCTCAGGAGATTGTGGAGGCGGGAATCCGTTCTGCCCATAACGGCACCCAGATTAAGTTGCCGCTCGGTTGA
- a CDS encoding RraA family protein: MTLPHSTLLQLKRWNTPTIYNGWEQITQHDVAQDGFNREPLTDYMSEMGPMIGYAVTVRIEPSKKAHVEANPNAWAEYREYVAGIEGPKVVIVEDMDKPDLVGAFWGEVNSNIHKALGCVGTIIDGAIRDVDEMKNAGFKALARGMCVGHAYSVPVEWNCEVDVFGRSIQPGQLIHADKHGFLAIPPEDEEALLDASVFMDQNECNTVIPAARSSCGKPASEILHDINVAGNAFGEAVKVRFGGEGEW; encoded by the coding sequence ATGACACTTCCGCATTCGACACTCTTGCAATTGAAACGCTGGAACACTCCTACCATCTATAATGGTTGGGAGCAAATTACCCAGCATGATGTAGCTCAGGACGGTTTTAACCGAGAGCCTCTCACCGACTACATGTCCGAAATGGGGCCCATGATTGGTTATGCGGTAACCGTAAGGATCGAGCCCTCGAAGAAAGCACATGTTGAAGCCAACCCAAACGCCTGGGCTGAATATCGTGAATACGTGGCAGGTATCGAAGGTCCGAAAGTTGTTATTGTAGAGGATATGGATAAGCCGGATCTGGTAGGCGCGTTCTGGGGTGAAGTGAATAGTAATATTCACAAAGCACTAGGCTGTGTTGGGACCATAATTGATGGGGCCATACGAGATGTCGATGAAATGAAAAATGCGGGCTTTAAGGCACTCGCTCGGGGTATGTGCGTGGGCCATGCCTATAGCGTGCCAGTCGAGTGGAACTGCGAAGTAGATGTGTTCGGAAGATCTATACAACCGGGACAATTGATTCATGCGGACAAGCACGGATTCCTTGCAATACCGCCGGAGGATGAAGAAGCTCTATTGGATGCATCCGTCTTTATGGATCAAAATGAATGCAATACTGTGATTCCTGCTGCTCGTTCGAGCTGCGGGAAACCCGCATCTGAAATCCTACATGATATCAATGTAGCGGGCAACGCGTTTGGCGAAGCGGTTAAAGTCCGATTTGGCGGCGAAGGAGAGTGGTAG
- the purL gene encoding phosphoribosylformylglycinamidine synthase → MIILRGAPSHSEFRLRKLLAELTAIGLPAKEVYAEYVHVAETNEPLTSDEQLILEKVLTYGPKVQGHEPSGLLRVVAPRPGTLSPWSSKATDIARICGLSKLERVERAIAFWIDLSGASLTPDQQRLLDGPLHDRMTQVVFDSQEAMDLLFRHEQPRPFATIPMSAGGRDALVEANQSLGLALADDEIDYLALNFQKLGRDPHDIELMMFAQANSEHCRHKIFNANWDIDGEAQEKSLFKMIKNTFEMRSEGILSAYKDNAAVFEGSHGNRYFADPKSNEYIASLEEIAILCKVETHNHPTAISPFPGAATGSGGEIRDEGATGVGSKPKAGLVGFTVSNLKLPGAVRPWEKDFGKPNRIVSALDIMIEGPLGGAAFNNEFGRPNILGYFRTFEQEVPGKVAKSEEIETDIEESDAMISTDDEVSSREPDYVSEIRGYHKPIMLAGGLGNIRREHIEKGEVHEGDKLVVLGGPSMLIGLGGGAASSMDSGTGEESLDFASVQRDNPEMERRCQEVIDRCWALGGENPIAFIHDVGAGGLSNAMPELVNDAGKGGRFDLRKINNDEPGMSPLEIWCNESQERYVMAIPADRIETFVSICDRERCPYAIIGDATDDRQLVLDDPHFGNRPIDLPLDVLLGKPPRMHRDETSMQRDLVPLYLGTVTLEEAARHVLSHPAVADKTFLITIGDRTVTGLIHRDQMVGPWQVPVADCAVTATSFDGYTGEAMSIGERTPTAVNSAAASARLAVGEALTNLAAAQIGPLTGVNLSANWMAAPSVPGDAVDLYEAVKAVGMELCPALGVTIPVGKDSMSMSTVWQDDSGEKRVTAPISLIITAFARCEDIRRSLTPQLDPNLDSSLILIDLGRGKNRLGSSILAQTLSQMGDATPDVDSAEDLKNFWNAIQQLGKEDKILAYHDRSDGGLFTAAVEMAFAGNVGVNLEVLSEGDPFAPLFSEELGALIQVSGSDLADVFDILKRHGLEDCSNIVGRLNTRYQIQISEAGEVLYEEDLSVLRAVWSDVTFRIQNLRDNPESAASEHAIRQDRENPGISPKVTFEIEDLKFEIGNTAAKPRIAILREQGVNGEVEMAAAFDRAGFSCIDVHMTDILSGSVSLGDFNGLVACGGFSYGDVLGAGEGWAKSILFNEKAREEFRAFFNREETFSLGVCNGCQMLSNLRELIPGASHWPHFVQNRSERYEGRLVSVKIENTPSVLFKDMEGSVLPVAVAHGEGRAEFKSQEAASACDKSGLVSARFVDNLHNVTDAYPLNPNGSPFGITSLTSEDGRATILMPHPERVFRSSQMSWSPRDWPEDSPWMRFFRNARVWVG, encoded by the coding sequence ATGATCATCCTTCGCGGAGCGCCGTCTCACTCAGAATTTCGTCTCAGAAAGCTACTTGCTGAACTAACAGCGATCGGCCTACCGGCTAAGGAAGTGTATGCGGAATACGTCCATGTAGCCGAGACCAATGAGCCGCTGACCAGCGACGAGCAGTTGATTCTCGAAAAGGTTCTGACTTACGGTCCCAAGGTGCAGGGGCACGAGCCGAGTGGCCTGCTCCGTGTGGTAGCGCCGCGTCCGGGAACGCTATCTCCCTGGTCGTCGAAGGCGACGGATATCGCCCGCATTTGCGGTTTGTCGAAGTTGGAGCGGGTCGAGCGGGCCATTGCCTTTTGGATTGATTTGAGTGGCGCGTCACTCACGCCGGACCAGCAGAGACTGTTAGATGGCCCGTTGCATGATCGAATGACACAGGTCGTGTTCGATAGTCAGGAAGCAATGGATTTATTGTTTCGCCACGAGCAGCCCAGGCCTTTTGCGACCATTCCTATGAGTGCCGGGGGCCGGGATGCATTGGTGGAAGCGAACCAGTCACTAGGTCTTGCATTGGCCGATGATGAGATCGACTACCTCGCTCTCAATTTTCAGAAGCTGGGTCGTGATCCCCACGATATAGAGCTCATGATGTTCGCCCAGGCGAACTCAGAGCATTGTCGTCATAAGATTTTTAATGCCAATTGGGATATCGACGGCGAGGCACAGGAAAAGTCGCTCTTCAAAATGATCAAGAACACCTTCGAAATGAGAAGCGAAGGAATCTTGTCTGCCTACAAAGACAATGCGGCGGTATTCGAAGGGAGTCACGGAAACCGATATTTTGCCGATCCGAAAAGCAATGAGTATATTGCCAGTTTGGAAGAGATCGCGATTTTGTGCAAAGTGGAAACCCACAATCATCCTACGGCGATTTCGCCTTTTCCGGGAGCGGCGACCGGTTCAGGTGGAGAGATTCGAGATGAAGGAGCCACGGGAGTTGGATCCAAACCAAAAGCCGGCCTCGTGGGTTTCACTGTATCCAATTTAAAACTCCCTGGAGCTGTTCGTCCTTGGGAAAAAGACTTTGGGAAGCCAAACCGAATAGTTTCGGCACTCGATATCATGATTGAGGGGCCCTTGGGAGGAGCCGCTTTCAATAACGAATTTGGCCGGCCCAATATTCTAGGGTATTTCCGAACCTTCGAACAGGAAGTGCCAGGAAAAGTGGCTAAAAGTGAAGAGATTGAAACCGACATCGAGGAAAGTGATGCAATGATTTCCACAGATGACGAGGTATCATCCCGCGAACCAGATTACGTGTCAGAGATTCGCGGATACCATAAGCCGATAATGCTTGCGGGCGGTCTCGGGAATATTCGTAGAGAGCATATTGAGAAAGGGGAGGTGCATGAAGGGGACAAGCTAGTCGTTCTCGGTGGACCGTCGATGTTGATTGGTCTTGGTGGAGGCGCGGCAAGCTCCATGGACAGTGGAACCGGAGAAGAGAGTCTAGATTTTGCCAGTGTGCAACGGGACAATCCGGAAATGGAGCGTCGTTGCCAGGAAGTGATCGACCGCTGCTGGGCACTGGGCGGAGAGAACCCTATTGCTTTTATACACGACGTAGGAGCGGGTGGGCTTTCGAATGCCATGCCCGAACTCGTCAACGATGCAGGCAAGGGCGGGCGATTCGATTTGCGCAAGATCAACAATGATGAGCCCGGAATGAGCCCCCTAGAGATCTGGTGCAATGAATCTCAGGAGCGCTACGTAATGGCAATTCCCGCGGACCGCATTGAAACGTTTGTGTCCATCTGTGATCGGGAGCGTTGCCCTTATGCCATTATTGGAGATGCGACTGACGACCGCCAGCTGGTGCTTGATGATCCTCACTTTGGAAACCGTCCCATCGACCTTCCACTAGATGTCCTCCTAGGGAAACCGCCTCGAATGCATCGCGATGAGACCTCAATGCAAAGAGATCTTGTGCCTTTATACCTTGGGACCGTTACATTGGAGGAAGCCGCTCGGCATGTCTTGTCTCATCCGGCGGTTGCGGACAAGACGTTCTTGATCACGATTGGCGACCGTACGGTCACGGGACTCATTCACCGCGACCAAATGGTAGGCCCTTGGCAAGTGCCGGTAGCGGACTGCGCTGTGACTGCGACTTCTTTCGATGGATACACAGGAGAGGCAATGTCGATTGGGGAACGAACGCCCACTGCGGTTAACAGCGCTGCGGCGTCGGCCCGTCTCGCAGTCGGAGAAGCCTTAACGAATCTCGCGGCTGCTCAAATAGGACCGTTGACCGGTGTTAATCTGTCGGCCAACTGGATGGCGGCGCCATCCGTGCCAGGGGATGCGGTTGACCTTTACGAAGCCGTCAAAGCGGTAGGTATGGAGTTGTGTCCAGCGCTGGGAGTTACGATCCCGGTTGGAAAGGACTCCATGAGTATGAGCACGGTTTGGCAGGACGATTCCGGGGAGAAACGTGTGACTGCTCCTATTTCCTTGATTATCACAGCGTTTGCCCGGTGCGAAGATATTCGTCGATCTCTCACGCCACAGCTGGATCCAAATCTAGATTCGAGTTTGATACTCATTGATCTGGGTCGGGGCAAAAATCGCCTTGGCAGTTCCATTTTGGCTCAGACGCTGTCTCAAATGGGGGATGCTACCCCTGATGTGGACAGTGCTGAAGATCTCAAAAATTTCTGGAACGCGATCCAGCAACTCGGAAAGGAAGACAAGATTCTCGCTTATCACGATCGTTCCGATGGCGGTCTATTTACCGCGGCTGTGGAAATGGCGTTTGCCGGTAATGTGGGAGTTAATCTTGAAGTTTTGAGTGAAGGCGATCCGTTCGCCCCTCTATTTTCAGAAGAATTGGGGGCTCTCATTCAGGTAAGCGGAAGCGATCTAGCGGATGTATTCGATATATTGAAGCGCCATGGTCTGGAAGATTGCTCGAACATAGTGGGGCGATTAAATACGCGATACCAAATCCAAATTTCGGAAGCAGGTGAGGTCCTGTATGAAGAAGATCTTTCCGTTCTCCGGGCCGTTTGGTCGGATGTTACTTTCCGCATTCAGAACCTGCGTGACAATCCCGAGTCCGCAGCTTCTGAGCATGCGATCCGGCAGGACCGAGAGAATCCAGGAATCAGCCCTAAGGTAACTTTTGAAATTGAAGATTTAAAATTTGAAATTGGAAATACTGCGGCGAAGCCACGAATCGCCATCCTCCGTGAACAAGGGGTCAACGGGGAAGTTGAAATGGCAGCTGCCTTCGATCGAGCTGGATTTTCTTGTATCGACGTTCATATGACGGATATTTTGAGCGGCAGTGTTTCTCTTGGCGATTTCAACGGTCTCGTCGCTTGTGGCGGATTCAGCTACGGTGACGTCTTGGGAGCGGGTGAAGGCTGGGCTAAAAGTATTTTGTTCAATGAGAAGGCGAGAGAGGAATTCAGGGCGTTCTTTAATCGAGAAGAAACCTTCTCCCTTGGAGTATGCAATGGATGCCAGATGCTTAGTAACTTGAGGGAACTCATACCGGGTGCGAGCCATTGGCCGCATTTTGTTCAAAATAGAAGCGAACGCTATGAAGGTCGGCTAGTGTCCGTCAAAATCGAGAATACCCCAAGTGTGCTTTTCAAAGATATGGAAGGAAGCGTTCTCCCTGTCGCAGTCGCCCATGGTGAAGGAAGAGCCGAGTTCAAAAGCCAAGAAGCGGCGAGTGCGTGCGATAAATCCGGCCTCGTGTCGGCCCGCTTTGTGGACAATCTTCATAATGTGACGGATGCGTATCCACTCAATCCGAACGGATCTCCGTTCGGCATTACTAGCCTGACCAGCGAAGACGGACGCGCAACAATCCTCATGCCTCACCCCGAACGCGTGTTCCGCTCATCGCAGATGAGCTGGAGTCCACGGGATTGGCCGGAGGACAGTCCGTGGATGCGTTTCTTCAGAAACGCTCGCGTTTGGGTGGGGTAG
- a CDS encoding FG-GAP repeat domain-containing protein, whose protein sequence is MDLRTYIVLLVSKFILVCICLKSASPVAAQDGKTSTIDVSIASGQPLLVGGNDGIGPLASIGISSTPLGSAYIFGGERPDIFVSSDRWYPGFHLYRWVRDTPDGIPVFSQPMEVDVSELPKLKDHSLQDHAVASYIFQTPDGAVFGIWVSHTEFFLANFNRDHMRFDVVSKTRLSGLPRTPRAATGLLNEDGQLEMFLSVSDGVNYKAAGSHRLAAYRPFDGSGIWMGGIPRDAVYGASLPFPNVPQNLRAREIITHKRGGQFGINGMTIIRDNGLPRLIVGTLLGGLHSYSDLLPVDEYRPREKMPLVDEHGISLRHPETWTNVIAYPPRESSNLDLLASGEGGMYYYQRIPDHFAFKPMGEVQQVSAELFGGTLVVPTVVDWNGDGNLDIVAGNSHGFFLFFENVSKINRPIFAPPQRIAAAGELVHIQGHYSSIQGPGEARWGYTCPNIYDWNGDGLPDILMNDVRGMHSVYINTGSKTQPRLASAKPLYLDDLDMHGSWRTRPGIDNLDGQNIYITLDDEDQFHLYTQVDAFNLRDVGKLRLEDGSFISANFLEAGGRGRIKFECVDWDQDGDFDLIVGTPRHSTVPVADQSGLPWSKNKAGAAVLFLENKGSNQQPVFAYPKLMHHRGEPVHLGQHACSPATAFFGGKPDLVVGTETGRLIYYQHENISWE, encoded by the coding sequence ATGGACCTCAGAACATACATCGTCTTATTGGTTTCCAAATTTATCTTGGTATGCATCTGCCTGAAATCGGCATCCCCGGTCGCCGCCCAAGATGGAAAGACCAGTACCATCGACGTATCGATAGCCAGTGGCCAACCTCTCCTGGTCGGCGGCAACGACGGGATTGGCCCCCTGGCTTCAATCGGGATCAGTTCCACCCCACTGGGCTCCGCTTACATATTTGGAGGCGAGCGACCTGATATTTTTGTCAGTTCCGACCGTTGGTATCCAGGCTTTCATCTTTACCGGTGGGTGCGCGACACGCCGGACGGGATACCGGTTTTCTCCCAACCGATGGAGGTCGATGTTTCAGAACTTCCAAAATTGAAGGACCACAGTTTACAGGATCATGCAGTGGCCAGCTATATCTTCCAAACCCCCGATGGGGCGGTCTTTGGAATCTGGGTAAGTCATACAGAATTCTTCCTGGCGAATTTCAATCGAGATCACATGCGTTTTGATGTCGTTTCCAAGACTAGACTGTCCGGCTTGCCAAGAACGCCGCGCGCGGCGACGGGTTTACTCAATGAGGATGGGCAGTTGGAAATGTTTCTGAGTGTTTCAGATGGTGTTAATTACAAAGCTGCGGGTAGCCATCGTTTGGCTGCTTACCGGCCTTTTGACGGATCCGGTATCTGGATGGGTGGCATTCCCCGCGATGCAGTTTACGGGGCGTCTCTTCCCTTTCCAAACGTTCCACAGAACCTACGTGCCCGGGAAATCATCACCCATAAGAGAGGCGGGCAATTCGGCATCAATGGCATGACGATCATACGGGACAACGGACTGCCAAGACTCATCGTCGGAACACTGCTGGGCGGACTACACAGCTATTCAGATCTCCTGCCAGTCGATGAATACCGTCCTCGCGAAAAAATGCCCCTCGTAGATGAACACGGCATCTCCCTTCGCCACCCCGAAACGTGGACTAATGTCATCGCTTACCCGCCTAGAGAATCTTCCAATTTGGACCTTCTGGCTTCCGGCGAAGGGGGAATGTATTACTATCAGAGAATCCCTGATCACTTCGCTTTCAAACCCATGGGTGAAGTCCAACAGGTGTCGGCTGAGTTGTTCGGTGGAACGCTGGTAGTACCCACCGTCGTCGATTGGAACGGAGATGGCAACCTGGATATTGTTGCCGGGAATTCTCATGGCTTCTTCCTATTCTTCGAAAACGTATCCAAAATTAACCGACCTATATTTGCTCCACCACAACGCATTGCAGCTGCCGGAGAGCTAGTGCACATCCAGGGCCACTACAGCAGCATACAGGGGCCCGGCGAAGCTCGATGGGGTTACACTTGCCCAAATATTTACGACTGGAATGGCGATGGCCTCCCCGACATCCTTATGAATGACGTTCGTGGTATGCATAGCGTTTATATCAATACCGGTTCGAAGACCCAACCCCGACTGGCCTCAGCCAAGCCACTTTACCTAGACGACCTGGATATGCACGGTTCCTGGCGAACACGTCCCGGCATCGATAACCTGGATGGCCAGAACATCTACATAACCTTGGATGATGAGGATCAATTCCACCTGTATACACAAGTAGACGCGTTTAACCTGAGGGATGTCGGCAAACTGCGACTGGAGGACGGCTCTTTCATCAGCGCCAATTTTCTGGAAGCCGGAGGTCGTGGACGCATCAAGTTCGAGTGCGTAGACTGGGATCAAGACGGGGACTTTGATCTCATTGTCGGCACACCGCGACACAGTACAGTTCCGGTAGCTGATCAGAGTGGATTGCCTTGGTCGAAAAACAAAGCGGGGGCGGCCGTGCTATTTCTGGAAAACAAAGGATCCAATCAACAGCCGGTCTTCGCCTATCCCAAACTGATGCATCACCGAGGGGAGCCTGTTCACCTCGGACAACACGCCTGCTCACCCGCAACAGCTTTTTTCGGTGGCAAGCCAGACTTGGTGGTCGGCACCGAAACGGGACGACTCATCTACTACCAACACGAGAACATTAGTTGGGAATAA